A segment of the Mercurialis annua linkage group LG4, ddMerAnnu1.2, whole genome shotgun sequence genome:
gaattgaatgaACCTTTGGAATTAAGAGAAGACACGTCAAGATTCTCAGCGAACAGAGGCGTGTAGCCTCTGTGTTCTTTGCGCAACAGTTTCATTTTCTCATTCAATGGGAGCGAGAAAAATTTGTAGCTCTCATCAAAAGCTTTAGCGATCAAGTCTGTCTCTACTCCATGATTGATAAGGTAAAAGAAGCCATACTCTACGCATGCCTGAGAAATTTATATAAGAGAGATAGTCTAAATCAATAATTCAGAATTCAAAAGctcatgaaaaattattttttatagtttgcAATTTTGGTAATTAGAACCTGACGGATTGAATTGGCGGTAGAGTTGTGATCAGGGGAAGAGAGGTCGATGACTGGGAGCTTTGCAGCTTCTTTCATCTCTCTGCTACTGATTTTGTGAATTAGAATCTGATGATTTCTGGTGACGAAGTAGTGACTCGGAGGTTGGCTTGTAGGGGTACTTTAGTCATTGTagtttattatgtttttatggCCAAACCTATTATTAGGTccctgtatttttaaaattttatttatctggtTTTCTTCTAAAATTCTGTCTCTAGAGCAAGTTCTTAATTTGAGAATGGCATATAAACGTGaacacaattaaataaaaagaactgGAATATAATACAACAGCATACTTAAAAAATACAGTTAACAGAATAAAAGTTGCAAAAACTTCTGGGAACTGCAAAATAGGAAAACGGGAAATTTGATACAGGATTTTAATTACTGGCCATGATACAAAAATATCAAGTATCCACCCACAATtgagaacaaaaaaaaaataggttgaCCCTGAATCTCACGGGCTTGGATCTTTCAACCCACCAACCTATAAATACTAACTATATGCTTGTATACCTCACAGGGAAACTTGCTTTTTAGCAGTGCCACCgtctttaaccaaacaaaaTTATGGCTTTGCTTCACCGTTCATTCATGTTGCTTCAGCAGTGCAGCCCTCTTAACCCCACAAAAATCATGGATTAATTTGAAGAACAATCACACATAAACACGGGGATCATTTGTATTCAGAATGGCCGACATTGattttcatcttttagcaaaTCTACTTCTTCTGATTCCTCTTCTAGCTGTTGTAATAGAAGCTCCTCCGACAGCCTTCTCTAAATTATACTCCCCTTCCTCGTCGCTGGATTCATCAGACCTCCATCGTGGCCCACCATTTACATTTCCTTCATTGGTGAAACTCCTCTCTCTGCCACTTAAATGTCAGGAAAAcagagaataaaataaataaataagatacATACTGCCAGTAAATTGGCATGAAAATAGAACTGCAAGAGTTTGTACATTTACCTTGCACCGGTGTCCATTAAATCATCTCCAGATATTATGTTCCAAGACCCGTCATCTGGTCTAAGAGAATGAATCTCTTTACTAGAAGAGCGTGCAGAATCCTTAGGGAAGCCACGGCTACCATGAGACATAGCAATTGGATTGGTCGTGATCCTGTGAGAAGATCTGGGTGCTTGCGGTGACATGTAACTGAACCCATTTTGTTCCATTGCTGGAGACAATTTATCCATTTGACCATGAAACAGGCGATTGTCTGGTAGCACTTTGGAAGAAGTTCGGTTAATATCCTTTAATGGTGTGGAGCTCATTGGACTACCACGAGGGAAACCATGAGTTGGGGTTCCATCATATCTCGCACTCCTGTGAAACCTAACTTGTGTAGACGACCTTTCATGCGGACGCGATGAAAGTTCAATATTACCAACTTCAAAATGAGGCTTGTTAACAGACTTGCTGGGTATTGGTGTTTCCAGAACTGATGATATAAATGGTGTTGTATTATTTGTCTGCAGAAGAGGAGAGGAACCATCGTATGGGGGAATCAGTATGCTGCTTGAATTTGGCAGTTGTACTGTGGGAAGATCAGACTTTGTTGGCATTTCAACTTGTTCGCCAGATATATTATAGGAGTCGGGTGATAGTTTTCCAGCTTTTGCTAGTTGCTGTTGGGATTGTGGTAGCAACTCAATGGATTTAGCCTGGTTACAGAacgtaaatttcatatataaattattttggtcCTAAATAATAGTCACAAATTGTACGCATGTGGCATGCCTAAAAATAAACAACTAACATGTGTCACACACAAAGTAGTAAAGATAAAAATACCAAATTAAAGACAGAAGTTCATTGGTTAGCTGTCTTCTTAGCAAGAGTTAAAAGTATACCAACAGAACTGCAGGCCAACATGAGATTCTAAAGTTGCATGTAGTGTGTGCTTGTAGAAGAGTTGGTCCTGTTTATATACCCTGACTTGTTTATCGTTGTAATTGAATGTGACCAGGGTAAGAACTCATGCAAATCAAACTTAAGCCGATGGATCTTTTTATGTTTAAAGTTTGAcgtgtaaaaaaatttaatcagctaaaaaatttaaaaccaaaggTTTTAACAAGGTAAGCACTTACAACAAGTCCTGCTCTCCAGTTACTAGCGGATCTCATTCTTGAAAGAATTTCTTTATCGACAGAATGCTTTGAAATAAAATCTCGCTCTACATTCTGAAGTTCCAGGTCAACTTGGTATGCTTCACCATATCtgtaacgctagaatagtaaTATAACAAACAGTAAATCAGGTAATCCAAGTGGCATAGCTTGAAAAGAACAGCAATATGGAGAACGGCTCTAACTAGCTGGATGCCACTATGCACAAGCAATATCATCgctcaaaaaattaaaacatcatGGAATCTCATTCTTTATATTTTATCCTGCTAGCTAGAGGCATGCATCACACTAGCATATCTAGCTTCATAGAGATGtaagaaaaaaatagataaaatgtaGCATAACAACCTCCATCCATGTTCATCTAGCCTTCAATTATTAGGTCTCGAGTTCATTTCAGCACAGAAATCTAAAACACCATTTATCCATGTCAAAATGACCAATGATTTGATAATTATCTATCTCGTGTTCCCATTTTGCTATAGTCTGATTGATGTGAAGCCCTTTGATTAAGAATTTTACATGGTTGGGGAGTATAGGCAGGCATTTGTCAGATTCTTAGAAGCTGTTTAGGTCTTCAAAACAATCacataaatccaattaggaaaaacaaaataacaaacaaacacACTTGCTATTGCCACTATAAGCCCTATAAAAAGGGCTTAAAATTCCAAAAGTGATGCCTTATTTTGAGTTGCAAATGAAGCTTGTGAACATTTGAACTTCAAATTCAAGAGCACAAGTAGATTACAAAATAACAGCCTGTCTTATATCATACTTTTGAGACATCGTGGATTAATTTGAACACCTTTTGTTAAGTAGATATAGCATATGCTACTTGCAACTTATAATTAAATTCTTCCAGATCAGTCAATATGCATGGGATGGGGATCCATGGCAACCACCGTTGCTTTTCTCAGAAATTAAGACTCGTTAATTAAAGCAAACACCAAAATATTAGCTAAAACTGTAGTAAGAAATTACCTGAAGATAAAATACAACAAGAAGATTTCCGGTGGTTGACGAAGGATCATCGATTGCACATTCTAGAAGACATTTATGAATATGTTTTTCCTCATCTAAGCTCCAGGGCAACTCTATCATGCGGTCAACCAATTTGATCTTGATGCAAAGACAACAAATCTCACTTACTAACACCTCCACCCAGTCCTCCCAAGTCTTGTAATCACCTTTTAACTTAGTGGTAGAGTCTTCAGGCAGTCCATCCTTCCGCTTTTTTTCCTTGACTTTGGCACAAAGCATTCTCTGATGCATGTATGCTTCAGTCAGAAGTCCACACTCAACCCTCACCCGAATTGCTGTAACAGCCTCCCTAAGTGTAACCATTTGAGAGCCATCACGTCCAGAGCACCGTAAGACCATTAAAGCTGCTTCAGGTGCTTCCCTCTCTAACAACACTTGAACGATCTTAGGATGAGTTGATGGGCTTGAGATCTCAGGAAGAAGTTCACATGCTttctaaacaatataaatttgTAGAATAATCAGCATACTAGAATTGAGACATAATCATCAAAACAGTTTAAGAAATCATGCTTACAATGTAGACAAATATACTGGGATTCTCAGCATAAAGGTTAAAGTAGTCCACCACATTGAATGAAATTACTTTCTTTTCTTAAGCATATGTGTTAATCTAATCAGTTGGTCTCTTTAGATTCTTTTCCTTATGTTTTCAAAAACAGAAACTATTACTTTCTTTCTAAGGAGTTTTACCAGGTAGataaatacaaatccaaaaaaattggaaaagggAAAGCAATGGAAATCATACAATGTCAAATTCTGAGCATAGAAAGTCCACCATGTCACTGACAATGACATTTCTTATTAGGCTTAACAACTCTGAAATAATAGCCTCGCACAGAACTCGTATAATTTGTTTTGCCTtgagaaaaatcaaaattgaatcaaactaGCTATTAGTTATACGCACAATTTTGTTTAGTTTAGTTACCTTAAGAGCTTCATCTTTGTGGTCATCTAGAAGATAAAAGACCAGCGATTCAAATAATGCATGCCTGGTTATACCAAATGTAGCTGCAAAGTCTTCTATGATGTCCCTCAAAGTTTCATCAGGCATTGTCCAATGACGATCAAAAAAGTAATAAAGTAACTAATCCTGCGTTAAGGAAAAATGAGTAAAACGGTTTTGATTGAAAATGGATGCAATCATCAAGAATATGTGTGCCTAAACATGACAAATAAAGATATAAGGTGATTCAACGCAGAAAGGATACAATTGCTTGCTTTGCAACCACCATATCAGAACTCCCATGCAGAAAGAGCACATCAACTGCAGCTCGAAGACTTTCAAATGGATAGCATCCTGCCACCCCCTCTATCTTGGACCTAAAAAATGACCCCCGATCCTTCTGCAAAGATGCAAGTTCCATTTCCTCTcctatattttgtatatatccCTGTTCTATCTCAAAATTTGACAAAGCATCTTCAATGAACAAGGAACCAGATTGCATACTAGAGTCCGCAGATTGATTTACTACATCTGGCCAAGAACGTGAAGTTGCAGCTGATTTTCTCTGACGAACAATAGAACGCCATGACGTAAAGTTATCATGACGAGACTCGACATTCTCCAAAAATTGGTGCCTTATACACCATTTCATAATCTCCATATGCTGAAATAAAGAATCAATCACACAAAGCAGCCATTAATTACAAGTCGAAGAAAATTACATTACAAACTGATGGATGGTTCATTCAGACTCGCAGAACTCAACAATGTATATAAGTTCAATCAAAATTCAAGATCAGCTAAAATCTTTATTATACTCATCCATTGCAATTACTATAAGTTACGTTCTACAATTGACCGTTATGGATATGTTTACCTGATAAAACCATAATCTTTTGAGGATTCCAAGACAATAAAGGAGATATTACACACTTATTCAGTAGGAAAACAAAATAGTGGTAGTAAATGACCTCATGTAATAAATAACCTAAGAAAGAACAAGAAATATATCTAAAAGGAAAAAGTCAagaatttaaaagagaaatttgAACATATAAACAAAAACACCACATTCTACAAGTAATAAGAATTTGATGATTCAAGCAACCAAACCTGCTTTGTCTTCAAAATGCTCTCTTGAAGGATCTGCAAGTCATGAAGCTGTGCTGAAAGATTACCCTTAAATGATGACTCCAAAACTTCTAGAACATTAGACAATCCAGCCAGATGTCCTGAAAACTTAACAAGAACATTCGACTGAGACTTTATTTCTTCTCCTTCAAGGTTATCTTATAAGAGCGTTAAGAAGAATGCAATTTCCTAATTACTGAAGCAAAAAATAGTAGTTTCATGCTAATATCAGATTATGGTAAAAGGATACATAGCTCTTGGAGTTCCAATAAAATGCTTCTGAATGTTCGCTTGCACCAATCCTTCACAACAACTTCGTCCAACAAGAAAGCAACAACAGGGTCGCTGGACACGGCACTTTCATCCATACAAACATCTGTTACATCTGTTAGATTTCTGTTAAGAAATATTATTCTGTGATAAATGAAAATATAGCTTTATGAAGTAAATACTCCAACAAATTTCCctttttctccatttttctGGAAACATGAAAGTATGAACACGTAAAACATGAACAAAGGTACCGGACTGCATTCTTCTTAAGCATATCTTTGGTGTTGTTACTTTAGTTTATTCAAATATTCATGTACAGAATATCACTGCAAAGAAAAGGTCATACTAAATTCGAGGGAACCACCTTTGCAAGAAGAATACTAGAGAAAAATAGATGCAATAAAAAGGATACAGTGACAGATCATAGAAACCAAGTTACTATCCAGAGCAACatcaaataaagagtaaagCCGTTGAACATCAGCAGCCAATTGATCCTCTCCGTCTTCTTTCTCCTGAAACCTTTCATCACACGTTTTAGAAAGAAGGCCAGCCTCTATACACTCGTAGTATAGGCGAAGTCGGAGCCTATTGCCATTCTTTGGAAGAGGGATTCTACATATTGGACAAAGATCACACCGTTGACTGCATTCTGAACATAACGAGGCATGCCCACATGAGATCAATGCAGAATGTACATAGCGTCCACAACTTCGTAAATCTCTAGTTGCACGACAATGCTCGACTTTCGCTTCGCTGCATAACTCGATTAAATTAACACATGCTAAGTGTTCCAATGCTTCCTGAAAGAGATATCAGACACACATATTATTTTCATAACACGAGTGACTGTCGAACTAAACTGCCACTTTAAGGGACAATAATCATTGGCTAAAACCCAAGGCATTCATGAGAGCTTTCAAAACCACTCACTAAAACTTGAATAATCCCAAAAATCAAGACTCCACAGTTCCAAATTTACTCATACTCAAAGAAACATAACATAGAATCAGCAGCTGAACAAGATACAATACTGAGCCTAAAACCCTAAAAGAATAGCAGAACTATTAGGGTTTAACAAATAAGTTCGTTTTGTTTAATCAAGGGTATAGAGTCGTGATATACGTACTTGAACAGCTCGGCTACTGTAGTTAGGCTGGAGAGGCGTACTCGTTGGTCTAGCGGTTCTGCCGCGATTTACGGAGGTGGGAGGTGAAATCCGACCGTTCATAAGGTTTTGCTCCATTGGTTTTCGACTTTTTAAACTTGAAAACGAATtctttcaaaataatatattagatTAAGAACAAAAAATGGAAGAAATATGGCATTTTAAAGAGAAGTTAAAGAAAACGGTGACGGTGCCATAGGCGCAGGGGAGCCAGAATAAAGAGAATTCAAATTAGCATTTCTGGAGATCGATTTTGCGGTTACAATTCCCGGGTTCGAATGTTTATGGGTCGGGGTCGGGTTATGGATTTGGGTTTCTGACATGGGCTCTGGGCTACAGTTCAGGAACTTGTATCAACGGGCTTATGCTCCTATTAAGgagaatattataaaaaaaataaaaaaaaacaaagggtcaacgcgccccctgaacttgtgacacagtGTCATCTaacctaatttataattttttaagcaattaacctcaaaacttttcattttttggtcaaataaccccataattatatttttaaaacgcgtaaaatacaaatcggaggtgagaaatataaaaaagtacTTAAAtgcttccctaattgttgcgatataattatcgtaaatctattttttgaaataaaaatataaattatggggtagtttgacccaaaaattaagaattttggGGTTCGTTGctcaaaaagtataaattaggttagatgatcccgtgtcacaagttcaggaaacgcgttgaccctttgttacaaaaaaaaggctaaaaccagatatttttttacaaaaatgctaagtGTCTTATTGGCTgccttttttattttacatgttgtacttttttacttttttttacattttatacctTTCCACTCAAAAACTGACACGTGTCACATGTGTTAGTACGTTCGCGTTAGAAAATGTGTCACGCGTGTCAAGTGCGCCAGAAAAAGGGTCAAACGCGTCAGATAACGCATAAACCCGTCAGTACACCATCTCGTCAACTGTAATATCTCAATGCCTTCgagatacatctccgatacatattaaaaatagctcaaatatatttattttaaaatatatattaatatattagatGTGTTTGACATGTTTTTTAGTTGTACTTATTAGATAaatctttaatatataatttatatataatatgcGCCATTGTTTAAATGGTGGTACCTCAATGCTTTTGATATACATTTTTGATATCTAATTTAtgcatgatatatatatatatatatatatatatatatatatatatatatatatatatatatatctatatcttTAATACGTATTattgatatataattttatataattttcaaaacatGTGACCACTATATTATCTGaatatatgttataaatatatttcaacTATCCGTAAGTTATACATATAACATTCgcacatatatattttatacatgTACCATCTTTTATACATATTCGAAATAGCTCAAACACATTCTCGttcaaatataatttcattttatgaGATGTGTGGGAGATATGTTCAAGCTGTATTTGACAGATTCATCTTGATATATAATGTATATattctttaatatataatacaaaatatatatttccttaatacaaaatttatatatttttataacatttaacaCATATCTTTTTGATATGATATATGTTatagatatatttaaaaacaCGTCATATATTTTGATGGATATATGGGAGAAGTATATGTTAGAAATACCTTCCATATACATAAAAGATaccaataatttttctttaatgCTTCTTATGGGTATATTTAAGATGCATTTCAGAGGTATCGGATATGTACTGGAGATGTATTTGTAATGCATTTGAGACATTAATACTAGTTAATTGTCGTGCTGACACATCTGTGCATTGACAAACGCGTCTGCGCGCGTTGACTGACACGGGCTGATGTGCTGCGTTTTTAATGGAAATGtacaaaatgtaatttttttaaaatttcagatATTAGCGTAATAAATGACTCTAattagcattttttttaaactatactAACATTTTGGATAGTTTTGTagattttctaaaaattatttttttagagattaaTGGATTCATCAGCTCTCTAAATCTAGTCAGTAACTGTAAGAGGCCCAGTCTCTAAACCAAAAAGGCCCATATATAATTGTCCAAAACAAAGCCCATATATAACTGTTACACGCAAATATACACACGCACGCACACAGTACAAGACGCATTCTCTTCTTTCTCTTCCATTTAGCCCCCAGATTTTTTTTTACAGCAGCACCACCACCGCCACCTCCTCCTTCCATTTCTCTCCTTCTCATTCACCCCATTTTAGGGTTTTTCTCCATCCTTTTCTTCATCTtacgcattatatatatatacatgaaatatattatataactGTTTTGTTCCCTTTTTTTCAATGGCTACAGCACCTGTTAAACCTCAACAGCTTCATAACTTCCCTCTCTCGCTCAAATGGGGCCAAACCACCACTCTCGCCACCGCCTCCACTAACAATCACCGCAACAGTCAGTGTCTAACACCaccgccaccaccaccaccaacaACAACATCAACACTTGCACCCGACTCCGAAACCGAATCCGACCCTGAACCATCGCAATCAGACATCCGATATCAACGACAACAacatcctcctcctcctcctcgggTCGGATCCCGTTCAGCCCGTGTACAGCGGTTTTCATTCAGCCCATGCGCTACACTCCTACCTAATCAAGTGAAAAACTCTCCAACTGCAAGCCCGCAGAAATCGGAAGGTGGAAACGCCACCGTTTTGGACGAAGGAAACAACAACAAGAAGAAGGAAGTTGTAGAAGAAGAGGAGGAAGGAGAGAATTCAAGGCCATGGAAATTAAGGCCAAGGAAAGGAATACTGAGCGGATTCAAAGAAACGACGACGTTTCAAGTGAATGATCATCAACAACAGAAGGAAAACTCAACTCACTTTCAGCCGCCAAAATCCGCGAGATTAAGAGGATTAGTAGAGTCATCATCAACAGCATCAGGAGTATTAGGAGTAGGATTAGGGTTAGGAAGCGGCGGTGTTACTGTTGAGAAGAAGGAGAAATTGAAATTCTGGATATCTTTATCGCGTGAAGAGATTGAAGAAGATATTTTCATTATGACAGGCTCTAGACCTTCTAGAAGACCTAAGAAACGTCCTAAGAACGTACAGAAAGCTCTTGATGTGAGTTGGTTTCGTGTTCTTGAACTCTTAACCTCGTTTTGAATTAGGTTTTTAATAATCTTCATGTGATGCTGCAGAATACGTTTCCTGGAATGTGGTTGGTGGGTACTACTGCTGATTCTTACAGACTAATTGATCCTCCGGTTAAGGTAACTAAATTTTCGTGGTTTGTTCGAGTTATGAATTATTCGAAAACTGGAATTGAATTGGTTTAACTgtgtttttgataaattttatgcAGAGGTGAAAAAAAGGGGGGCGATTGCTATATACTCTTGGGTTATAATCACTGAAATTTGTAAAGATGGAGAAATGGAAGAGGtaaacaaaaaagtaaaaagtgaCAAAAATTGATATTGAAATTTACATGTTACTGCTTcttgtggttttatgcaggagGCGTAAGttagtatgttttatttttcattttcagtaGTAGTTTTTAATGTGTAAACATCATCAGAAAGACAAATTTAATAGGCGATTACATCATGAGCGGAGTTTAAAATTTGGGTGGAGAAGTTTTGTGATTTATTTGCTG
Coding sequences within it:
- the LOC126677539 gene encoding E3 ubiquitin-protein ligase HOS1 isoform X1; translation: MEQNLMNGRISPPTSVNRGRTARPTSTPLQPNYSSRAVQEALEHLACVNLIELCSEAKVEHCRATRDLRSCGRYVHSALISCGHASLCSECSQRCDLCPICRIPLPKNGNRLRLRLYYECIEAGLLSKTCDERFQEKEDGEDQLAADVQRLYSLFDVALDSNLVSMICHYVTDVCMDESAVSSDPVVAFLLDEVVVKDWCKRTFRSILLELQELYNLEGEEIKSQSNVLVKFSGHLAGLSNVLEVLESSFKGNLSAQLHDLQILQESILKTKQHMEIMKWCIRHQFLENVESRHDNFTSWRSIVRQRKSAATSRSWPDVVNQSADSSMQSGSLFIEDALSNFEIEQGYIQNIGEEMELASLQKDRGSFFRSKIEGVAGCYPFESLRAAVDVLFLHGSSDMVVAKQAILLYYFFDRHWTMPDETLRDIIEDFAATFGITRHALFESLVFYLLDDHKDEALKKACELLPEISSPSTHPKIVQVLLEREAPEAALMVLRCSGRDGSQMVTLREAVTAIRVRVECGLLTEAYMHQRMLCAKVKEKKRKDGLPEDSTTKLKGDYKTWEDWVEVLVSEICCLCIKIKLVDRMIELPWSLDEEKHIHKCLLECAIDDPSSTTGNLLVVFYLQRYRYGEAYQVDLELQNVERDFISKHSVDKEILSRMRSASNWRAGLVAKSIELLPQSQQQLAKAGKLSPDSYNISGEQVEMPTKSDLPTVQLPNSSSILIPPYDGSSPLLQTNNTTPFISSVLETPIPSKSVNKPHFEVGNIELSSRPHERSSTQVRFHRSARYDGTPTHGFPRGSPMSSTPLKDINRTSSKVLPDNRLFHGQMDKLSPAMEQNGFSYMSPQAPRSSHRITTNPIAMSHGSRGFPKDSARSSSKEIHSLRPDDGSWNIISGDDLMDTGASGRERSFTNEGNVNGGPRWRSDESSDEEGEYNLEKAVGGASITTARRGIRRSRFAKR
- the LOC126677539 gene encoding E3 ubiquitin-protein ligase HOS1 isoform X2; its protein translation is MEQNLMNGRISPPTSVNRGRTARPTSTPLQPNYSSRAVQEALEHLACVNLIELCSEAKVEHCRATRDLRSCGRYVHSALISCGHASLCSECSQRCDLCPICRIPLPKNGNRLRLRLYYECIEAGLLSKTCDERFQEKEDGEDQLAADVQRLYSLFDVALDSNLVSMICHYVTDVCMDESAVSSDPVVAFLLDEVVVKDWCKRTFRSILLELQELYNLEGEEIKSQSNVLVKFSGHLAGLSNVLEVLESSFKGNLSAQLHDLQILQESILKTKQHMEIMKWCIRHQFLENVESRHDNFTSWRSIVRQRKSAATSRSWPDVVNQSADSSMQSGSLFIEDALSNFEIEQGYIQNIGEEMELASLQKDRGSFFRSKIEGVAGCYPFESLRAAVDVLFLHGSSDMVVAKQAILLYYFFDRHWTMPDETLRDIIEDFAATFGITRHALFESLVFYLLDDHKDEALKKACELLPEISSPSTHPKIVQVLLEREAPEAALMVLRCSGRDGSQMVTLREAVTAIRVRVECGLLTEAYMHQRMLCAKVKEKKRKDGLPEDSTTKLKGDYKTWEDWVEVLVSEICCLCIKIKLVDRMIELPWSLDEEKHIHKCLLECAIDDPSSTTGNLLVVFYLQRYRYGEAYQVDLELQNVERDFISKHSVDKEILSRMRSASNWRAGLVAKSIELLPQSQQQLAKAGKLSPDSYNISGEQVEMPTKSDLPTVQLPNSSSILIPPYDGSSPLLQTNNTTPFISSVLETPIPSKSVNKPHFEVGNIELSSRPHERSSTQVRFHRSARYDGTPTHGFPRGSPMSSTPLKDINRTSSKVLPDNRLFHGQMDKLSPAMEQNGFSYMSPQAPRSSHRITTNPIAMSHGSRGFPKDSARSSSKEIHSLRPDDGSWNIISGDDLMDTGARERSFTNEGNVNGGPRWRSDESSDEEGEYNLEKAVGGASITTARRGIRRSRFAKR
- the LOC126679274 gene encoding proline-rich receptor-like protein kinase PERK7 encodes the protein MATAPVKPQQLHNFPLSLKWGQTTTLATASTNNHRNSQCLTPPPPPPPTTTSTLAPDSETESDPEPSQSDIRYQRQQHPPPPPRVGSRSARVQRFSFSPCATLLPNQVKNSPTASPQKSEGGNATVLDEGNNNKKKEVVEEEEEGENSRPWKLRPRKGILSGFKETTTFQVNDHQQQKENSTHFQPPKSARLRGLVESSSTASGVLGVGLGLGSGGVTVEKKEKLKFWISLSREEIEEDIFIMTGSRPSRRPKKRPKNVQKALDNTFPGMWLVGTTADSYRLIDPPVKR